One window from the genome of Rufibacter tibetensis encodes:
- a CDS encoding porin family protein, translating to MKMIRFTPLVLFLAALLFGSQEASAQIEIGVKVSPSVTSTRTIAKEQYNFKNDGARVGFGMGVIADYFFGANYAFSSGLIYNIKGGNVAYDYRQSSGTTQTIIEGSDDINLQYLEIPVSIKLFTNEISAGTRVYFQAGTSLNTLLAAKVNDRKVDNDTGDRFTQRFNTFEIGAILGAGVEKQLGQSTKLFGGLSYHRGLTDVDDDYYASIFSDSKVELKSSSFALDFGVKF from the coding sequence ATGAAGATGATTCGCTTTACTCCGTTGGTTTTATTCCTTGCCGCGCTTTTGTTTGGCTCTCAAGAAGCTTCGGCCCAAATTGAAATTGGGGTGAAAGTCTCCCCTTCGGTTACGTCTACCCGCACGATTGCCAAAGAGCAGTACAATTTTAAAAATGACGGAGCCCGTGTAGGTTTCGGAATGGGCGTGATTGCTGATTATTTCTTTGGCGCAAACTACGCTTTCAGTTCTGGCCTTATTTATAACATCAAAGGAGGCAATGTAGCCTATGATTACAGACAGTCTTCGGGCACTACACAAACCATAATCGAGGGTTCAGATGACATCAACCTTCAATACTTGGAGATTCCTGTTTCCATCAAGCTTTTCACCAATGAGATTTCTGCCGGTACCCGCGTGTATTTTCAGGCTGGAACTTCTTTGAACACTTTGTTGGCTGCTAAAGTAAACGACCGGAAAGTGGACAATGATACGGGTGATCGTTTTACCCAACGCTTTAACACTTTTGAAATCGGTGCCATTTTAGGAGCAGGGGTAGAGAAGCAATTAGGCCAAAGCACCAAGCTGTTTGGCGGCCTGTCTTACCACCGCGGCTTAACCGATGTAGATGATGACTATTATGCCAGCATTTTCAGCGACAGCAAGGTAGAACTAAAAAGCAGCTCTTTCGCCCTTGACTTTGGGGTTAAATTCTAA
- the gldB gene encoding gliding motility lipoprotein GldB has product MRGYLLLFVVLFSIGCTKKETCEIPDEVARIPVDITIDRLEKQFFQIKAVPEMQNFLQQEPLLRDRFLLRDRYPSQELMAQSLLRLATDTSIHKLARQSDERFKDMKDLEQDLEMGFKHVKFYYPSFHVPKVQTFISGLSRDLLVSDSLIVMGLDFFIGKKAAFRPQAPQYILERYEKEKLVPSVMLLVSNKFNKTDFVNQEMLDEMIDYGKSYYFTQKMLPCTPDSLIIWYSSQELADVEYNEGKIWAHFIEKGLLYETSQFIIRKYIGERPNVPEISPRCPGRVATWVGWQIVRAYMENNPDVTLQQLMEEKDARKILDRSKYKPQKK; this is encoded by the coding sequence ATGCGAGGCTATTTATTGCTGTTTGTTGTATTGTTTAGCATTGGATGTACAAAGAAGGAAACGTGTGAGATTCCGGATGAAGTAGCGCGCATACCAGTAGATATCACCATTGACCGACTGGAGAAACAGTTCTTCCAGATAAAGGCTGTGCCAGAGATGCAAAACTTTTTGCAACAGGAGCCGCTCCTGCGCGACAGGTTCCTTCTGCGCGACCGCTACCCTTCCCAGGAACTCATGGCCCAGAGCCTGCTGCGCCTGGCCACTGACACCAGCATCCATAAGTTGGCCCGCCAAAGCGATGAGCGGTTTAAAGACATGAAAGACTTGGAGCAGGACCTAGAAATGGGTTTTAAACACGTAAAATTTTACTACCCTTCGTTCCACGTTCCTAAAGTGCAGACCTTTATTTCGGGTTTGAGCCGTGACTTACTGGTGAGTGATTCCTTGATAGTGATGGGCCTTGACTTCTTTATTGGAAAAAAGGCTGCGTTCAGGCCACAGGCACCGCAGTACATACTAGAACGCTATGAAAAAGAGAAGCTGGTGCCGTCTGTTATGCTGCTGGTCTCCAACAAATTCAACAAAACAGACTTTGTAAACCAGGAGATGCTGGATGAGATGATAGATTACGGCAAGTCTTATTATTTCACCCAGAAAATGCTGCCGTGTACCCCAGATTCCCTCATTATCTGGTATTCTAGCCAGGAGCTGGCTGATGTGGAATACAACGAAGGAAAAATCTGGGCGCACTTCATTGAAAAAGGATTGCTCTACGAAACCAGCCAGTTCATTATCCGGAAATACATTGGGGAACGACCCAACGTCCCTGAGATCAGCCCGCGTTGTCCTGGCCGAGTGGCAACCTGGGTAGGCTGGCAGATTGTACGTGCGTATATGGAGAATAACCCTGACGTGACCTTGCAGCAACTCATGGAAGAAAAAGACGCCCGCAAAATTCTGGATAGGTCTAAATATAAACCCCAGAAGAAATAA